The nucleotide window GCTTATGATTGGAGATATCCTTGAGGGAAAAGTCTGACATGCTGGGCAGAGCCAGCGTCAATTGAGATTGCTTCTTAGTTTGGTTTAGATCTGAAAATAGGGTGTTGTAACTCAAAAGATTCTGAAATGACATGGTAGGATGAAAGAAAGAGATATATCTTATCTTAAAGGCCTTTGCAGTGTGAATGCTGAGTATGGTTGCAGCCACACTTTTGGCACTCCAACTGATTCACATATGATGTCATCAGAGTAGATTATTTGCTAACTGTGCTGTCAAATGGACAGACTTTGTGACTGCTGCCAAAGAAACCTTGGTTTCATTGTACTATGTTCACTGTGGCCCCAATTTACCAGCACAGTTCAGCTGTATTCttgacacataaacacacattgaGAATATGAAAAGGCCAGATGCTTGTCACTTGATGAGGCTTTAACAGACTGGATCAACCACTAGTGTGTAACTCCGTCGCAACTCAACGCTTAATATGGAGATGTTTGGCATTGTTACCATTTTTGTTGTAGACGGTGGGGGCTCATTTGCTCGGACACAATCCTGGGCTTGAATCCAACCCAAAACCTTTATCCCCAACGCCGTTGAGTGGAAGTATCTTAGTCTGGTTTTAAAAGTATTCTAGTGTGAAtgaatatgtgtatttatgtctATTTCCTTGGCTTTGGCAGGTCATAGTCCACATACTATTGATTAAACTTTGTGCAAAGCAAATAAGCTTCTTCTAAGAGGCTGCACTCAGATCCAATAGTGGACTCTTGTGGATGCACAAGGGCTTAATTATAAACTCAGCCGTTTTAGCTGATTCAAGCTAGATGCTAGCTGGAATATATCAGTGTGTGTCACTGATTCCTCCTGCCTATTCTGCACTTTAAAGCTATCATGGGTCTGTATCAGCTTGTTATTTCCTAACGTATGTAGTTTGCGCCTTAAGTGACTAGAATACTGAGTAATTGACTCATCAGACCTCCATGTAAACATACGCTTGAACTCTGTGATTCTTGCTGTACTCTTACTCACCctgtctcttgtttttttaactctgtATTTTACTCTGATTCATGGAGACCTACGAATCTTTTCTGATTCTCCtactcagaatcagaaatactttatcagaaatactttattgatcccctatacTCACCCCTCGTTCACAACATTCTCAACAGTCTCTTACTGTACCAGCCCCCCTCTGTCTAACTCTGGGATTCATTAGGTAGGTATTGCTTTCCAGTGAAGTGAACTTTGGCCAAAGCAGAATGTTTCTTGCAGTAATGCTTTAATAGTGTAATCTGAGTTTAATGGCCAGAGGTTGCTGTTGAAAGGGAATATTTGAGTCCTTGCTGCTTAGAGGAGGGGGGAAGGAGTTCAtgggcttttttaaaaaaaagtaaagggaTATCAATTCGGTCCATATCCAACTGTGTTCTGCCATAATGAAGAAATGTAGTTTGAAGACagctatctatatatatatatattttttttttatgaaaatatatGACAGACTCAGATGGCTTTATGTGGCTGTAATCTTATTACAAAGATGCAGACAAGATTCATATGTCTCATAACAAACGGTGACGTTGACAAAATAATGTTCTAAACTCTATTTAGTCGGCTTCTTTCTTGTCTCTGTGTTTATATCAGGCCAAATTTAACTTGGCACATACAGTATTACCTAGACTTCAACATCTGTAGAACTATAttcaacacacatatataaattgACAATAACGGTTAAagctaataaaaaaagaattgaaattAACTCCTAAACAAGCACCACAAGTTCATGTTGTGCAGCCATACATCATTCCAACTGTAGTCTGACTTATACTCAAGCTATATACTAGACTAAGACAATCTACTTGTGGGTGCTCTCTATTAGACTAATTGTGTAGTGCTAACACTTGAATTACCTGAAATTTGGTTTGGCATTTTTGTATTGCAATTTCTTCTAATTAATAGGCTAGCATATAAGATGATACTGATCAACTGTAATAAGCTAATGTCAGCCAATATAGCTCTACAACTTGGATGCGTCCAACTTCAAAGACAATCAGAACAACTGTTTGGTGAAAAACACCAGACTACAGAAAGTACCTTATTGATTATTTGCACATATGATCACATCTGTGACACACAGATCGGCTACCACATTGACTGAGATGTTTGTTGACTCTGTTTTCTTCCGGTTCAGAGTTTGTATGAAGAAGTCATCTCAGGAGCGCCTGGCCCTAAAGATCCTCATTGATCGCCCCAAGGCCAGGAATGAGGTTAGAGGAAACACTGTTTGTATGCCTGTTGTTTGTTGTCTGTGGCTGTATCAATATGCTTTGTTCTTTCCGCCTGCCTGCATGTGATCAGTTTCTAatagtttctgtttttctttccttgtCAATCTGTCCGCCATGAATCCTCTGTCTGTTTGGATGGGCATCCTTGTCCGTAACATTGTCTTTCTGTGGTAAACACTGTATCTAGCAGCCTTACCATGTCATTAGCAGCCTTCTGTTTCGATCAAGCAGCTTCTACAGCACTTAGGCATCAAGACTTGCAGTCAAAACAAGCAACACAGACTTGCGTCACAAGAGCTCCCGCTGCTGAACTCTGAAAGCTGTCACTTAGGAGGAAATAAACAAAGATTATTATGCTAAACAATGTATTCTTCAAGCACTTTTTAAATGAGAGTGTACCTTGGATACATgctattattgtgtgtgtgcatgcatgataATGATGACTTCAgtttacatgtttgttttataaAGGTTGCACTATCTTTGTCTGTGTTGCTGCATAATTTACATCATAATTTGCATCATTGCAATTAGTTATTAGGAAGAAGCCTCCCTTTCTTTCACTGTGGGATTTGCAGTTATATTTGTATTATCTGTTATTTCtatttaacatttcaaaaggCAGATTCTTTTTAAGCCAGGTAAAACCTATTTTTGTTGTGATTCTTGTGTTACAGCTCTTCTACTAAAGTACTAAACCACCTTCAGTttccatgcccccccccccccccccccccccccccctcctctctctctctgctgttctGTGTTGTTATTTCACATGGTTTTAATGgaaatgtaacatttaaaggaattatTGTATACACAGTGGTTAATTCTCTTCCATGCAGGTGCGTCTCCATATGATGTGTGCCAACCATCCAAACATAGTGCAAATCCTGGAGGTTTACGCCAATAGTGTTCAGTTCCCGCATGAGTCCAGCCCAAGGTAAAGAGCTCTGTGTATGTGAATTTGTTAGTGTGGGATCCCGTGAATTCCATTTTTTAAGTGTATGTCAATCCGTCTCCTTTCCTTTGGTCTTTTCCTCTGGCACGTCCACACCTCCTCTCTTGTTTCTTACAGAGCGAGACTCCTGATTGTTATGGAGATGATGGAGGGTGGCGAGCTGTTCCACAGAATCAGTCAGCACAGGCACTTTACTGAAAAGATGGCCAGCCAGGTCACTAAACAagttagtcacacacacacacacacacacaccctcaagAGCCCTCACAGATATACATATGGaggcacacccacacacaaccagaCATGGGTCACACAtagtttgtatatgtgtgtatagttTAAGTGGTGTCTCAGTGGATGTCTCTTCCCCCTGTAGATCAGTCAAGCCTTGGAACATTGTCACTCCCTAAATATTGCACATCGTGACCTGAAGCCAGAGAACCTGCTCTTTAAGGATAACTCTCTGGTAAGTAGCTAAAGTGGCAGACATAAATACTGCAATTTTAAAAGTGTACTACGACTGATGCCACTactaatgcttttttttgtaattctgtCTTTTCCACAGGATGCACCTGTGAAGTTGTGTGACTTTGGCTTTGCCAAAATTGATCAAGGAGACTTAATGACCCCTCAGTTCACTCCCTACTATGTAGCACCTCAGGTAAAAAGCACAGTACATATAGAAGTCATCCAAAAATACATAATGTTAAATGGACACACTGATTCTTAAATGCAGAAATAATGAAAGCTGATGCACATTTAAACCATGTATCCCTTCTGCCGTTATTCCTGCTTAGGTACTTGAGGCTCAAAGACGACACCAGAAAGAAAAGTCTGGAATTATACCTACCTCACCCACTCCTTATACCTATAACAAAGTGAGACCAAAATCTGTTGAACTGGCAAATATTGTCCTTCAAATATCACTACtgaatatttactgtatgtaatacaaaaatattgttCTTCAGAGCTGTGACTTGTGGTCTCTCGGTGTGATCATCTACGTGATGCTGTGTGGCTATCCTCCGTTCTACTCCAAGCGCCACAGTCGCACCATCCCGAAGGACATGAGGAAGAAAATTATGACCGGCAGCTTTGACTTTCCTGAAGATGAGTGGAGCCAGATTTCAGAGATGGCCAAGGACATTGTACGCAAGtgagttgttttcttttttcctgctctggtcTGGTTACCTCATCTTGCTGTACTCCCAGAACATAACATTTCCTTACTCCTTTTCTCCTACTACCCTACTTTCATTCATACATTCCCTCATTCATCCCTTTTTCTGTCCACTAATTTGTACTCCCTCCTTGTTTGCCCCTGCAGGCTGCTGAAGGTGAAGCCAGAGGAGAGGCTGACTATTGAGGGAGTCTTGTCTCACCCTTGGCTCAACTGTACTGAGGCACTTGACAACGTGCTGCCCTCAGCCCAGATGATGATGGACAAGGTGAGGTGGAAATGAAGGTGCAAAATCTTGCATTGCACCAATGTTGTACGGTTATGCGGTTGTTCCTGAATGAATCGACCAGCTGAGGCCAGTGTTAAAAGTTAGAGTGCTGGCGTCCTCTTCTTCCTATTATTATGTCTGTCCTTTATACCTTCCAGGCGGTAGTTGCAGGTATCCAGCAGGCCCATGCAGAGCAGCTGGCCAACATGAGAATTCAGGATCATAACGTCGGCCTGAagcctctaaactctgtcaacAACCCAATCCTCAGGAAGCGAAAAATGCTAGGGTAtgattgcatttgtttttttatattaaaaaaaaattctcatcTTGTTGCTCTTAAAGCATAAGTGCGTACGTTTTTGACATTAATGAACATCCGGTGACATTCCAACACAAaagctcgagtgaagataattacctcttctggagagtccatcatgtttttttaatcctccgtgtcctccttggctattTGCCACTGCGTGGAGGAGGTGGCGCGATCACGGAATGCTGTATTATGTGGACACGCTGTGTTATTGTCATCActtagaagtgtgtgtgtgtgtgtgtgtgtgtgtgtgtgtgtgtgtgtgtgtgtgtgtgtgtgtgtgtgtgtgtgttgtgtgtgtgtgtgtgtgtgtgtggggtgtgtgtggtgtgtgtgtgtgtgtggtgtgtgtgtgtgtgtgtgttacacttAAAATGATGATTGTACTGATAAGGTACAGTAGCTCAGTGATGGTGAGAgtatttttctgatgtttatatctgtcttCCTGTAGAAATGCATTACTCATCACTCAATTCTCTTCAGTTACTATACTCCTAATTGGGTCAAAGTTTGGTCTGAAATGTGTCTTGGTGTCCATGTTGCAGCCCCAAGCCCAGTGACGGTTTCTTCATTCATGACCCGGAGAATGGAGGGGAAGACTCCAACGTAGCTCTGGAAAAATTACGAGACGTCATTGCACAGTGTATACTACCACAAGCTGGTCAGTAAACCCACACTGATTTTTAACTAACTATACTGTAAACAGACATGCAACCAGCATTTTACTGAAAACATACTGTGCACTCTACATATTGCATATCATCgtgagatggtccgataccattttttgcttcccgatacgatcctgatacctgaacttgtgtatcGGCCAAGACAGAGTACTGATCAAATACCAGTTTGtcacatattttattatgttttaacagctgtaNNNNNNNNNNcctgtatggatgtgatatgatttctatttttgttgtcggtctggctcaggttaaactctcaaacgaatgaatgccacagacctttgttttattattcagtttgacagtcaattataacagaaaaagaacacaaacaaactactttaacatagattttctttagggctttttATATGGTATCGGATCgctgcataaactccagtacttcctgatACCTGCGTTTTAGGCAGTTTTGGAGACAATACCAATACTGGTATTGGAACATCTCCAAAGTgaccattttttgttgttgttttttgtccagGAGAGAACGAGGATGACAAGCTGAATGAGGTGATGTATGAAGCCTGGAGGTTCAACAGAGACTGTAAACTGCTGAGAGATGGCCTGCAGGCGCTTAGCTGGGACGGTCAGTACCATTTTAATCTTGTCTACTGTATATCTGGCAAATGCCGTCTCAATTCTCTTTTGTATTAAACAATCAAATGCAAACCATTTTGATATCTAGTAACAAAAAGCTATTAGAAATTGCTAGTAGTATTCATTTGTTGTAAATTTATGTAACATTTATGAGATAATAAATGGATCAtcattttggggttttggtttAAACAAGCAATTAGAAGGTGTCTCGTGAATTGTGAAGGCCTTCTTTCATTGTTATTTGACGTTATATAGACCAAGCAATGAATTGATATAAATAAGCAGATTAatcaatactgtaaataacaaATTTGTCCACCAAACATCAATAGAAAACAATGTTGAATATATTCTATTTTCTAACACATCTCAATTGTTAAAGTAATAATCTCgaagattttaatttaaataaaagccaCTTAATAAAGCCATTTATCGCTGAATGAGGCAACACAATGGTGATTGAGCCTACGGCCCACTGATGAAAGCCCTTGCATTTGCAGTATTACGAATTGGGTGTCTTTGACGACATTCCGGGGAAAAATCTCATGCGGCGCACAGTTAGTGACCAATTTCCATCACCCAGCAGTGGTTGCTCCACCAAAGAGGGTAAGTGGAGCTAACACAACAGACTCGTCCCCCTTAACTCACTTGTGTGTGAAGCGGCGTACTGTTTTTAAAGGTTTCCGCCAACTGACGGACGTCACAAAGGTGACTGTTTGTATCTCTGGGAATTGAGATCTAAAAACCTGCGATTTCTGCTAATCGCCACAAGCGTCACCAAAGACAACGAAGTGAAGATCTTCGAGATTGGAACTTTAAAGCCCAATAGATAACAGATAAagtgaaaaacacaaatgctATGTTGGTGTGAATTAGTTGAGCAGTAGTCTTGACCTCTTTTCCAGTTAAAAGCATTACTCCTTTATGTggaggtttttgttgtttgttaccagCTCCTTTAACCAGAAGCTTTTACATTGCAGGAAGATCCTTCTCCGATAAAGTCGACCGCTTGAAGTTGGCTGAAATAGTGAAACAGGCCATCGAAGAGAAGACAAATCTCCAGGAATCTAATTAGCAAACGCTGTCTTTCTATcttctttttatattgtttattatGACCCTTTTTTAACCCATATATGTAAAGAGGCTTTTTTCATGAATTCACTAGCAAGACCTATTGTACAGCTGTAGATATATTTCAAAGAGGACTCATTGGTactataattcttttttttttaaatggacacaaacattgcaaaaaaacctatattttcatttttgcaaaaaagagaaaagagaaaaatcagTTAAAGAAATAATTTTCTGGGAGGGGATTTTGTCCAAGGCATCACATTTTTTATCCCAGTTATTccttttattctgttttcttttaaccatcataagacttttatttatttaaacaaaaagttccattattttatattt belongs to Etheostoma spectabile isolate EspeVRDwgs_2016 chromosome 5, UIUC_Espe_1.0, whole genome shotgun sequence and includes:
- the mapkapk5 gene encoding MAP kinase-activated protein kinase 5, with the translated sequence MSEDNNADKFIKETSILDEYNINWTQKLGAGISGPVRVCMKKSSQERLALKILIDRPKARNEVRLHMMCANHPNIVQILEVYANSVQFPHESSPRARLLIVMEMMEGGELFHRISQHRHFTEKMASQVTKQISQALEHCHSLNIAHRDLKPENLLFKDNSLDAPVKLCDFGFAKIDQGDLMTPQFTPYYVAPQVLEAQRRHQKEKSGIIPTSPTPYTYNKSCDLWSLGVIIYVMLCGYPPFYSKRHSRTIPKDMRKKIMTGSFDFPEDEWSQISEMAKDIVRKLLKVKPEERLTIEGVLSHPWLNCTEALDNVLPSAQMMMDKAVVAGIQQAHAEQLANMRIQDHNVGLKPLNSVNNPILRKRKMLGPKPSDGFFIHDPENGGEDSNVALEKLRDVIAQCILPQAGENEDDKLNEVMYEAWRFNRDCKLLRDGLQALSWDGRSFSDKVDRLKLAEIVKQAIEEKTNLQESN